ACAAATCATTGCCGATGGCCTGGGCATGGAATTGGGCCCCAGCTATGACCTGCTAATCGAGCGTGACTACGCGCAGGGCGAGGGCATGGTGGAAACCGAAGCGCTGGAGAAGTGGCCAGAGAAAAACGGCGGTGGCATCGAGCCACTGGATTCCGTGGTGGATCGCGGATTGCGCGCCATCGAGCAGATCGCGGCCGATTACCCAGGTAAAAACGTTGCCATCGTTTGCCACGGCACGATCATTCGCTACACCCTCTCACACTTAGCCGGCTACAAACTGGACACCATTCGTAACGGCTCGGTGGCCATTGTGGGCCGTGACAAGGCCGGGGAATGGCAACTAGAACTCGTCAACGACGAGGTTCCGCAGAAGCTGATCCACTAAGAATCTAGGAACTGGCTGCCTTCGGGCAACACCGTGCGAATGCAGTTAACCAATTGCGAATCGCGTTGACGGGTCTTGAGCGCAGCCAGCCAGGAACCCAGCGAGCGGTAGGCTTTGGCGCGCACCGCGGGGGCGGAGAGAAAGATGTCATGCAGCGCCCCGGGCAAACGTACTACGTGTAGTTCTCTGCCCAAATCTAGGCTGCGTTGCGCCACAACCTGCACATTTAAGGCAACATCGGCACGCGTGGCAGTGTCATGCCAGCGGGGCAGCAGGTAGTCCTCTGCCGAAAGCATCACCAAGGTGGGCATCTGCAGGTCTAGGCCCTTTTTCACCTTGGCTTGTGCGTTGAAAACCGCCCCGATGAATCCGGCGGTGAGTTTAAAACCATTCACCGGCCGCCAGCTCAGGTCGTAGTCCCATTCACCGGAGAATTGGTTGGACACAGTGCGGGTATAAAAACCTGGATCCACCGTGGGCAGGTAACGGTGTGGGTTGCGTGCGCTGGCCGCCTGAATGATGCGCGCCAGGGCGGTGCGCCCGATTTCACTCGCCTGAAATTCGAGCCACGGGCTGTTCAAGGCCAGCGCATCCACCTTGTTCGGATTAGCGGCCGCATACATGGACGCACTGAGCCCGCCAGTGGAATGTGCCAGCATGACAAACCGGGTGCCCGGATGTGCGCTGGTGATGATCCGATGTGCAGCATCAAATTCTTCAAAGTACTCTTGCAAGTCCGTGGTGAATCCGGGGCTTGTACTTTCAGAGAGGCCACTGGCGTGATCTGTGGGCAGATTGCGTCCGTAATGTCGTAGATCCAAGGCATAAAAATCCGCACCGGCTTCGGAGAGGAACTCGGCCAATTCCTTCTGGAAGAAGTAGTCGGACCAGCCATGGACGTAGAGCACTGCAATGGAGCGCAGCGGTGGTGGCAGGCGCAGTTTTTTGCGCGGACGGTGTCGCACCAGTGTTGCGGTAGAGCCATCGGCCATCGGCAGTGGCCTATAAGAGAAGTCTTCCCCTAGTAAGTCGGGCTGCCAAAGGTCTTCGGCGGGGCTCTTGAACTGAAATGCCATGGCTACAGCCTAGTCACTGCGCACAAAAAACGGCATCCGCCCGCTGGACTGGTTACCAACGGATGAATGCCGCTTTTCGTGGCCGATCTTTCGGACGACTGGTGACAATCGGCCCGGTCTAGTAGGGGCTTAGCCTGCCATTT
The nucleotide sequence above comes from Glutamicibacter sp. B1. Encoded proteins:
- a CDS encoding histidine phosphatase family protein, translated to MKLGFVRHGQTQWNLEGRLQGSSDIPLNDTGRNQAREAVKVLETGGWDVIVSSPLSRARETAQIIADGLGMELGPSYDLLIERDYAQGEGMVETEALEKWPEKNGGGIEPLDSVVDRGLRAIEQIAADYPGKNVAIVCHGTIIRYTLSHLAGYKLDTIRNGSVAIVGRDKAGEWQLELVNDEVPQKLIH
- a CDS encoding alpha/beta hydrolase, whose translation is MAFQFKSPAEDLWQPDLLGEDFSYRPLPMADGSTATLVRHRPRKKLRLPPPLRSIAVLYVHGWSDYFFQKELAEFLSEAGADFYALDLRHYGRNLPTDHASGLSESTSPGFTTDLQEYFEEFDAAHRIITSAHPGTRFVMLAHSTGGLSASMYAAANPNKVDALALNSPWLEFQASEIGRTALARIIQAASARNPHRYLPTVDPGFYTRTVSNQFSGEWDYDLSWRPVNGFKLTAGFIGAVFNAQAKVKKGLDLQMPTLVMLSAEDYLLPRWHDTATRADVALNVQVVAQRSLDLGRELHVVRLPGALHDIFLSAPAVRAKAYRSLGSWLAALKTRQRDSQLVNCIRTVLPEGSQFLDS